In one bacterium genomic region, the following are encoded:
- a CDS encoding PAS domain-containing protein produces the protein MLRLAIVVRDAHDAITVQDLDGRILAWNPGAVRLYGWSEAEALAMNVSERIPINQREQAMTQLTQLYRSKILAPYLTQRLKKDGTAMAVWMTATALMNEAGHVYAISTTERAEGSEP, from the coding sequence ATGCTCCGCCTGGCAATCGTCGTGCGCGATGCGCATGATGCCATTACCGTGCAGGATTTGGACGGTCGCATCCTGGCCTGGAATCCGGGCGCGGTGCGATTGTATGGCTGGAGCGAAGCGGAAGCCCTGGCGATGAATGTCAGCGAACGCATTCCAATCAATCAAAGAGAACAAGCGATGACCCAGTTAACCCAGCTGTACCGGTCTAAAATTCTGGCACCATACCTCACCCAGCGTCTCAAAAAAGATGGCACGGCCATGGCGGTCTGGATGACCGCCACCGCGTTAATGAATGAAGCCGGCCATGTGTATGCAATTTCAACCACGGAACGGGCGGAAGGCAGTGAACCATGA